The following is a genomic window from Spirosoma foliorum.
TGTCACTTCCTGAAGCAATTTTAAAAAGTCGAACGCTTTTTTCGCCTTTGCTTTTGCATCAGGATTTTTGGTGGCCGCATAACGGAAGCACTCCATCGCCAGATAGTTAGCTGTATACTCGCCATCATTGTCGTCGTCGTCTGGCTCCCAGGTAGTTATGTCGCCTTGAATCGGAAGGCGACACTGCCCCGCAATCCAGGGGCTGCGGATGTGCCGCTTCATCAGAACATCGTAAAAGTAATCCTGCTTTTGCGCCAGATTCATAGACCGGTGCTTGATCGCACTTACCCCTTTGACGGTCGCAATCCAGGCATTTCCCTGCGTATCGAAAGCAATGTCGGTAACGTGATCATCCAGCAGCCATCTACGACTAAAACGCAAGGAATGGCAGCCATCTGGACGATATCGGACAATGCCTGTTTCAGTGCCTATCCACATGTCGCCATCGGGTGCTCGTTCGACACAAGTGACAAAAACGGACGGAATTCCCTGCGCTGGTTGCAAAACCTGTTTAGGTTTATCCTGTCGCAAAATTGTTATTCCTCCCAAACCTGCAACCCACAGATTATGAGCCGAATCAAACGCAATTCCTTTGGTGGATGCACTCAATAGCTGGTCGGTGTTTTGGAAAACGGTGCTGGCTTGATCGGTGACATGATAGAGTCCAACATCGGTTGTTACCCACAGGCCATCATGGCTGTCGGACAGTGCGTTTCGAATGGAGCGGGGGAGGATAAAGTTCTTTTTTTGAACGCCTTTTGCATTGATCAGCCATACGCCTAGTGGTCCCAGCGCATAAACACCTTCCTGGGCTACGGCTACGGTTGAAATGGGTGCATCGAGACCAGCTATATGTTCCGCTAGATTGTTTTTATAGCGATACAGGCCATTCCAGGTACCAACCCATACTACTGATTGATTGTCGACGACTACCGAAAATGCAGGCCCCTGTTTTGTAGCGGGCAACATCGGCATCCACTCATTTTGATCTGCTTTTTTTGAGAATATACCCGCACCTGTCGCAATCCAAACTACCCCCTGGCGATCTACCGAAATGCTTCGAATATCATTCGCTTTTTCATCTTGCCCAACCGGATAGGGCTCATGATACTCCTGCTGAAAAGCGGTATCGCTATAAGTCGTTAACGATGCGTTATGTGTATCGGAATGCGTTTCTGACGAGCAGGCCCATCCCCATAAGCTTATCCCAATAATGCATAGACATTGCCTTAGTTTGTGGCTGGTTTGAAGGTATATGCCATATCTTGGAGATATGGCATATACCCTCAAACCAGCCACAAACTGTCGAGACAAATTCTGTTGGGATCGTGAGCGCATCGTTTGTGAAGTTCTCCTGATATACTCCCATGATCGTGTATCGGACTATTTGTCACGTGGTAAATTTCCAGATCAATAGTAGCGAGGAGAACTTCTAAAGACGCCATTTAGGCTCGAGAAAAGGCACATTACCTCAATGTTAAGCGCTTCCTGAGCCTGTATAGCGACTTTTTTGTAAAAGTCTGATACTGTGTTGATCACGGCCCTATTCCATATTGGAAGATTACCCCTGAATGAAATTTAATTGATTTGCGCAAATTGAAGGCAATTTTACGCAAGATGCGAAAATAAATTGAAATAGGCCACTCTATATTTGTTGCGGCTATACAATATAGGCCAAATATTATTTTGAATAAACCGTGTTGGCTGGATGATTAATAACTAAACTGGTGAGTTGACGAAAAATCATTCTGTTTAGTTAACGCAAAATCCTATTCTGATATTTTCTGGAATTGTTTATAAAAATTTTGCAATTAATTCAATTTCATAGTTTTTGTTAGATCTTCTTGGTGTAAGAGCTATCGCAGATTTAACCCAAAGCTTGCTTGTGCGTTCAGTGCCTTTTCTTACCAGTATTTCCACCTTAACTACTAAATACTCATGGCTTGTCTCACCGAAACTGTCATTTACCAAGCTATTCAGGGTGATAGGGCGGCTTTTGCGAAAGTGTATCAGCATTACCGGACACCCGCATTAAAGTTTAGTCTCTCGTTGCTGAAGGATAAAGAAGAGGCTGAAAATATGGTGCATGATGTATTTATAAAGATATGGGAGAAACGGGCCCTGATTAATCCTGAGCTTAATTTCAGTTCCTACCTGTTCACCTGCCTGCGGAATATGATATTTGACTATATGAAGCAGATGGAAAAAAGCCAATTGCTTCGGCAGCGGTACATGGAGCGGATGGAACGGGCGACCGAAGACGACCAGGACGAGCTGGAAACCCGATATATAACCCTACATAAGGCTATTAATGCGTTGTCGGAAAAGCGTAAGCTGATTCTACTGCTCAATGTAGAAGGAGGAAAGTCCTATCAGGAGATCGCGGAGTCATTACGGATTTCGAAGAATACCGTTAAAAACCAGTTAGTAAAAGCGAAACAGCTTCTGCGGGACCGGGTGGATATTGCTAATTAAAGTCTGGAATATGAGTTGGTTTTTAAGCTTATATGAATCGTAAGCTTCTGTATTATAATGTCTTGTGGTTGGCAAACCACAGGCTGTACATGGCTTCTGAGCGTTCCTAATATTAACTCAAAATAAAATC
Proteins encoded in this region:
- a CDS encoding ligand-binding sensor domain-containing protein translates to MRSRSQQNLSRQFVAGLRVYAISPRYGIYLQTSHKLRQCLCIIGISLWGWACSSETHSDTHNASLTTYSDTAFQQEYHEPYPVGQDEKANDIRSISVDRQGVVWIATGAGIFSKKADQNEWMPMLPATKQGPAFSVVVDNQSVVWVGTWNGLYRYKNNLAEHIAGLDAPISTVAVAQEGVYALGPLGVWLINAKGVQKKNFILPRSIRNALSDSHDGLWVTTDVGLYHVTDQASTVFQNTDQLLSASTKGIAFDSAHNLWVAGLGGITILRQDKPKQVLQPAQGIPSVFVTCVERAPDGDMWIGTETGIVRYRPDGCHSLRFSRRWLLDDHVTDIAFDTQGNAWIATVKGVSAIKHRSMNLAQKQDYFYDVLMKRHIRSPWIAGQCRLPIQGDITTWEPDDDDNDGEYTANYLAMECFRYAATKNPDAKAKAKKAFDFLKLLQEVTGTDGFFARTIVPATWTRVDDGNRTFSPRERADELVKEPRFKPVEVRWRKSKDGKWLWKGDTSSDELCGHMMGYYVYYELVADEAEKVVVRNHIARIVDHLIANGFTLTDVDGKHTRWGVWSPDKLNHDPDWVPDRNQNSMELLAFLKLAAHVTGKPIYEQRYRQLIDKEGYLDNMAKISQQNPAWFIYFDVMLSAYIYPILLRCEKDPKTRSFYENHIDNWLVQRKADKNPLINFLYCYSRDKKVELAPSVDFLVDTPLDLINWTVDHTKREDISIVRTPVLDELQVSELPPASIRTVVRWDKNPWSAINGQPDIEREPVFWLLPYWMGRYLGMIESTK
- a CDS encoding RNA polymerase sigma factor, which translates into the protein MACLTETVIYQAIQGDRAAFAKVYQHYRTPALKFSLSLLKDKEEAENMVHDVFIKIWEKRALINPELNFSSYLFTCLRNMIFDYMKQMEKSQLLRQRYMERMERATEDDQDELETRYITLHKAINALSEKRKLILLLNVEGGKSYQEIAESLRISKNTVKNQLVKAKQLLRDRVDIAN